The genomic window GTTCGTGTAATCGCCTATTTCGGGCTTTTCCTCCCATTGCCTCTTTCAGGTTCGACAAACACTCCTGTAAAGCTATTTAAGCGCGGCCGGTGCTTGGGTGCGCTTAATGAGAATCAGCTTCAGGTGAGGGACGACCGTATGTCGACGAACAAAACCAATAGAACCTACAGACTTGCGGTGATCCCTGGAGACGGGATCGGCAAGGAAGTCGTCCCGGAAGGACTGCGCGTGCTGGAAGCGGCGGCGAAGAAGTTCAACTTCAACCTGCAGCTTGATGAATTCGACTTTGCCTCCTGCGATTACTACCAAAAGCACGGCAAGATGATGCCGGACGACTGGAAGACCCAGATCGGCAGCCATGACGCCATCTTCTTCGGCGCCGTCGGCATGCCCTCCGTTCTGCCCGACCACATCTCGCTCTGGGGCTCGCTGATCCAGTTTCGCAGGGAGTTCGACCAGTACGTGAACCTGCGGCCGGTTCGCCTGATGCCCGGCGTCAAGTCGCCGCTGGCGGGGCGTAAGCCCGGCGATATCGATTTCTTCGTGGTTCGTGAGAACACCGAAGGCGAATATTCCTCGATCGGCGGCCGCATGTTCCCTGGCACCGAGCGCGAGGCAGTCATTCAGGAAACCGTGATGTCACGGGTCGGTGTGGACCGGATCCTGAAGTTCGCTTTCGAACTGGCCCAGAGCCGTCCGAAAAAGCACCTGACCTCGGCGACCAAGTCGAACGGTATCTCCATCACGATGCCGTATTGGGACGAACGCGTGGAGGAGATGGCCAAGAACTACCCTGGCGTGAGATGGGACAAGTATCACATCGACATTTTGGCCGCGAACTTCGTGCTGCATCCCGACTGGTTCGATGTCGTGGTCGGCTCGAACCTTTTCGGGGACATCCTGTCGGATCTGGGGCCGGCCTGCACCGGCACGATCGGCATCGCGCCGTCGGGAAGTCTCAATCCGGAACGGAAGTTTCCGTCGCTGTTCGAGCCGGTTCACGGCTCTGCGCCGGACATCGCAGGGAAGGGAATCGCTAACCCTGTGGGGCAAATCTGGTCTGCAGCGATGATGCTGGATCATCTCGGTGAACCGGAGGCCGGCAAGGCCATCGTCGCTGCGATCGAAACGGTGCTCGCGCAGGAGAAATTGCGGACGCGGGATCTCGGCGGTCCGGCCGATACGGTCGGCTGCGGCATGGAGATCGCACGCGCCCTGTCGTAATGTTGTGACGACGCAGTACTGGCTTGATTTTACGGGTTCCGGCACGTGCCGGGACCCGTTCCAATTTGGGGCTCCGGAAGCTGCGGGATCGGTCGGGATGCTATTCGACGGAAGTGGGATAGCGGCTATGCAGGGATGGTGGAGAGCGCAAAAACGTTAGAATAGCTTGGCTTGCCCTCGCTGTTGCGCTGCGCTATGCCCTCAGAACCATTCCAAATTGGCGCGAATCTTCGCAAGCCGATTGGACAGGATCGAGGGTCGCCGATGGGCGGAATCTTACAGAACTATCTTCCACTTGTGGTATTTATCGGGGTAGCGACCGTCATAGGTCTAGCGTTGCTGGTGGCGCCGTTCCTTGTCGCCTACCAACAGCCCGACCCTGAGAAGCTTTCAGCCTACGAATGTGGCTTCAATGCATTCGACGACGCACGCATGAAGTTTGATGTGCGTTTTTATCTGGTCGCCATCCTTTTCATCATCTTCGATCTTGAGGTGGCGTTCCTATTTCCCTGGGCGGTCGCATTCGGAAAGCTCGGCGCGGCCGGCTTCTGGTCGATGATGGTGTTCCTCGCCGTGCTGACCGTTGGATTTGCTTACGAGTGGAAGAAGGGAGCCCTCGAATGGGATTGAGCCCGGTGCTGCAGCCTGCTGTTTCGCAGCCGTCCACAGGAATCATCGATCCGCGTACCGGTCAGCCGATCGGCGCGGACGACAAGTTTTTCCTCGAGGTGAACAACGAGCTGTCCGACAAGGGCTTCTTCGTCACCGCGACCGATGACCTGATCACCTGGGCGCGTACCGGTTCGCTGATGTGGATGACCTTCGGCCTGGCATGCTGCGCGGTCGAAATGATGCAGGTGTCGATGCCGCGCTACGACGTTGAGCGCTTCGGCTTCGCGCCGCGCGCGTCCCCGCGCCAGTCCGACGTCATGATCGTCGCCGGTACGCTGACCAACAAGATGGCGCCTGCGCTTCGCAAGGTCTACGACCAGATGCCGGAGCCGCGTTACGTGATCTCGATGGGGTCGTGCGCCAACGGCGGCGGCTACTATCACTATTCGTACTCGGTGGTGCGCGGCTGCGACCGCATCGTACCCATCGATATCTATGTCCCGGGTTGTCCGCCCACGGCGGAAGCGCTGCTGTACGGCGTCCTGCTGTTGCAGAAGAAGATCCGGCGCACCGGAACGATTGAACGGTAATCCTCATGGATGACGCGAAACTCGACGCTCTCGGCCAAACGATTGTTGCCGCCTTGCCCGGCGCCGCACTCGGTCATGCCGTTGCGTTCAGCCAACTGACCATCAACGTCAAGATCGAGAAGATCGTCGAGATCGTGCGCACTCTGCGCGATGATCAGCGGTTTCGCTTCGTGAACATCACGGACGTCACCGCGGTGGATTATCCGGGCCGCGAAAACCGGTTTGACGTGATCTATCACTTCCTATCGCCGATCCTAAATGTACGGTTGCGGCTGCGCGGAGAGGCGGGCGAGATCACGCAGGTGCCGTCGATCATCAGCGTTTTTCCGGGCGCTGACTGGTTCGAACGCGAGACCTACGATCTCTACGGCGTGATCTTCACCGGCCATCCGGACATGCGCCGTCTATTGACTGACTACGGTTTTGAAGGTCATCCGCTGCGCAAGGACTTCCCGACGACCGGTTTCGTCGAGGTCCGTTACGACGACCAGGAAAAGCGCGTTGTGTACGAGCCGGTCCGGCTCAATCAGGAGTTCCGCAAGTTCGATTTCTTGTCGCCGTGGGAAGGTGCGGATTATCCGCTGCCGGGTGACGAGAAGGCTGACGCGAAACCTGCGCCGAAGGTGGGTGGCTGATGAACGAAGCACCGGGAATGCGCAATTTTACGATCAACTTCGGACCGCAGCATCCGGCGGCACACGGCGTGTTGCGCCTCGTGCTGGAACTGGACGGCGAGGTGGTTGAGCGCGTCGATCCGCACATTGGCCTGCTTCACCGCGGCACCGAAAAGCTGATCGAGCAAAAGACTTATCTGCAGGCGATTCCTTATTTTGACCGGCTCGACTATGTCGCGCCGATGAATCAGGAGCATGCGTTCTGCTTGGCGGCCGAGAAGCTGCTCGGCATCACTGTGCCGCGGCGCGGACAGCTCATCCGCGTGCTGTATTGCGAGATCGGCCGCATCCTGTCGCATCTTCTCAACGTCACCACACAGGCGATGGACGTCGGCGCTCTGACGCCGCCGCTGTGGGGATTTGAAGAGCGCGAAAAGCTGATGGTGTTCTACGAGCGCGCTTCGGGCTCGCGTATGCACGCCGCGTTCTTCCGCGTCGGTGGCGTCCACCAGGATCTGCCGCCGCAACTGATCAACGACATCGAGGCGTGGTGCGATCCGTTCATCCAGGTCGTGGACGATCTGGAAGCGCTGCTGACCGACAACCGTATCTTCAAGCAGCGCAACGTCGATATCGGCGTGGTGACGCTGGAGCAGGCGTGGGAGTGGGGGTTCTCCGGTGTGATGGTTCGCGGCTCGGGCGCTGCCTGGGATCTGCGCAAGGCGCAGCCCTACGAGTGCTACGCCGAGATGGATTTCGACATTCCGATCGGCAAGAACGGCGACTGCTACGACCGCTACTGCATCCGCATGGAAGAGATGCGCCAGTCGGTACGCATCATGAAGCAGTGCATTCAGAAGCTGCGTGAACCTGAAGCGCAGGGACCGGTCTCGTTCCAGGACAACAAGATCGTTCCGCCCAAGCGCGGCGAGATGAAGCGTTCGATGGAAGCGCTGATCCATCACTTCAAGCTTTACACCGAAGGTGTCCGCGTTCCGGCCGGCGAAATTTATGCGGCTGTTGAAGCGCCCAAGGGAGAATTCGGCGTGTTCCTCGTCTCAGACGGCACCAACAAGCCGTACAAGTGCAAGATCCGCGCGCCAGGCTTCGCGCATCTGCAGGCGATGGACTTCATCTGCAAGGGCCACTTGCTGGCTGACGTATCGGCCATTCTCGGCTCGCTCGATATCGTGTTCGGCGAGGTGGACCGCTGATGCCTCAGCCGCCCATCCAGTTCGACCGTGTCACCGGTGCCATGCGCGGGGCAACGCCCTGGGAGCGCAGCATCGGTTTCGCGCTGTTGGCTGGATCGAAGGTTGGCGCCTACATTTCGCATCGCGGCTACAACGCTTGCGCGAACCTGCTGAAGACGTTGCTGCCTGAGCGTGACATCAACATCATGCTCAATCCGGACGCGACGTTTTCGTACCCGTATGGCGATGGTTATTGGAGCAAGCTGCTCAATCGTACGTTCAAGTACGAGGACGAACTCGAACTGCTGCTTCTCGACTCGAAGGATGTCGACTACACGCTGATCGATTGCGGCGCCAACTACGGCTACTGGTCAGTCATGGTGTCGAGCAAGCGCTTCGGGGCGCACCGGTCGATCGCCATTGAGCCGTCATCGAAGAATTTTCCGCGTCTCGCACACAACGCGAAGATCAACGGCGATCGCTTCGAGGTCATCAACGCCGCGATCGGTGCTGAGCGCGGGACGGCGCGGTTGTCTGGCAATCGCCATGAGGCCTTCAGCATCGCAGGTGGTCCTGACGCGAACGGCGAAGAGGTCACGGTGCTCGCGCTCGACAACCTGATCGAGGATGGCAAGATTCCGGCCCAGGGCAAGTATCTCGTCAAGCTCGACGTCGAAGGCGTCGAGATCGATGCGATGAAGGGCGGCAAGCGGATCCTCGAGACCGACTCTGTGGTGGTCTGCGAGGAGCATGGCAACGATCCGACTCACGCCGTGTCGCGCTACATTCTCGAACATACGCCGATGAAGGCGATTATTCATGATCCGGCGACGGATCGCTTCGAGCCTCTGACGCAGCTTTCGACGCTCGACCGTATCAAGGTCGCGTCGCATGTCGGTTACAATGTCTTTGCTACGTCAAGTGCGTTTTGGGAACAGCGCATCTACGGCTTGAATTCTGGCAACACGCGCCGCGCGATGGCGCAATGAAAGATTGAGAGACGTCTCCGATGGCTGTTCGCCGTTTGGCTCCGAAAGAAAAGCAACCTGCCAGCTTCACTTTCACCGAGGAAAACCTTGCGTGGGCGAAGAAGCAGATAGAGAAGTACCCGCCGGGCCGCCAGGCTTCGGCTGTGATTCCGATCTTGTGGCGGGTGCAGGAGCAGCATGAAGGCTGGGTTTCGGAAGCCGCGATCCGTGCAGTCGCTGACTT from Nitrobacteraceae bacterium AZCC 1564 includes these protein-coding regions:
- a CDS encoding tartrate dehydrogenase/decarboxylase/D-malate dehydrogenase (product_source=KO:K07246; cath_funfam=3.40.718.10; cog=COG0473; ko=KO:K07246; pfam=PF00180; smart=SM01329; superfamily=53659; tigrfam=TIGR02089); the protein is MSTNKTNRTYRLAVIPGDGIGKEVVPEGLRVLEAAAKKFNFNLQLDEFDFASCDYYQKHGKMMPDDWKTQIGSHDAIFFGAVGMPSVLPDHISLWGSLIQFRREFDQYVNLRPVRLMPGVKSPLAGRKPGDIDFFVVRENTEGEYSSIGGRMFPGTEREAVIQETVMSRVGVDRILKFAFELAQSRPKKHLTSATKSNGISITMPYWDERVEEMAKNYPGVRWDKYHIDILAANFVLHPDWFDVVVGSNLFGDILSDLGPACTGTIGIAPSGSLNPERKFPSLFEPVHGSAPDIAGKGIANPVGQIWSAAMMLDHLGEPEAGKAIVAAIETVLAQEKLRTRDLGGPADTVGCGMEIARALS
- a CDS encoding NADH-quinone oxidoreductase subunit A (product_source=KO:K00330; cog=COG0838; ko=KO:K00330; pfam=PF00507; superfamily=161070; transmembrane_helix_parts=Outside_1_9,TMhelix_10_32,Inside_33_64,TMhelix_65_87,Outside_88_91,TMhelix_92_111,Inside_112_121), whose amino-acid sequence is MGGILQNYLPLVVFIGVATVIGLALLVAPFLVAYQQPDPEKLSAYECGFNAFDDARMKFDVRFYLVAILFIIFDLEVAFLFPWAVAFGKLGAAGFWSMMVFLAVLTVGFAYEWKKGALEWD
- a CDS encoding NADH-quinone oxidoreductase subunit B (product_source=KO:K00331; cog=COG0377; ko=KO:K00331; pfam=PF01058; superfamily=56770; tigrfam=TIGR01957), with the protein product MGLSPVLQPAVSQPSTGIIDPRTGQPIGADDKFFLEVNNELSDKGFFVTATDDLITWARTGSLMWMTFGLACCAVEMMQVSMPRYDVERFGFAPRASPRQSDVMIVAGTLTNKMAPALRKVYDQMPEPRYVISMGSCANGGGYYHYSYSVVRGCDRIVPIDIYVPGCPPTAEALLYGVLLLQKKIRRTGTIER
- a CDS encoding NADH-quinone oxidoreductase subunit C (product_source=KO:K00332; cog=COG0852; ko=KO:K00332; pfam=PF00329; superfamily=143243; tigrfam=TIGR01961), which codes for MDDAKLDALGQTIVAALPGAALGHAVAFSQLTINVKIEKIVEIVRTLRDDQRFRFVNITDVTAVDYPGRENRFDVIYHFLSPILNVRLRLRGEAGEITQVPSIISVFPGADWFERETYDLYGVIFTGHPDMRRLLTDYGFEGHPLRKDFPTTGFVEVRYDDQEKRVVYEPVRLNQEFRKFDFLSPWEGADYPLPGDEKADAKPAPKVGG
- a CDS encoding NADH-quinone oxidoreductase subunit D (product_source=KO:K00333; cog=COG0649; ko=KO:K00333; pfam=PF00346; superfamily=56762; tigrfam=TIGR01962) — encoded protein: MNEAPGMRNFTINFGPQHPAAHGVLRLVLELDGEVVERVDPHIGLLHRGTEKLIEQKTYLQAIPYFDRLDYVAPMNQEHAFCLAAEKLLGITVPRRGQLIRVLYCEIGRILSHLLNVTTQAMDVGALTPPLWGFEEREKLMVFYERASGSRMHAAFFRVGGVHQDLPPQLINDIEAWCDPFIQVVDDLEALLTDNRIFKQRNVDIGVVTLEQAWEWGFSGVMVRGSGAAWDLRKAQPYECYAEMDFDIPIGKNGDCYDRYCIRMEEMRQSVRIMKQCIQKLREPEAQGPVSFQDNKIVPPKRGEMKRSMEALIHHFKLYTEGVRVPAGEIYAAVEAPKGEFGVFLVSDGTNKPYKCKIRAPGFAHLQAMDFICKGHLLADVSAILGSLDIVFGEVDR
- a CDS encoding FkbM family methyltransferase (product_source=TIGR01444; cath_funfam=3.40.50.150; pfam=PF05050; superfamily=53335; tigrfam=TIGR01444), with amino-acid sequence MPQPPIQFDRVTGAMRGATPWERSIGFALLAGSKVGAYISHRGYNACANLLKTLLPERDINIMLNPDATFSYPYGDGYWSKLLNRTFKYEDELELLLLDSKDVDYTLIDCGANYGYWSVMVSSKRFGAHRSIAIEPSSKNFPRLAHNAKINGDRFEVINAAIGAERGTARLSGNRHEAFSIAGGPDANGEEVTVLALDNLIEDGKIPAQGKYLVKLDVEGVEIDAMKGGKRILETDSVVVCEEHGNDPTHAVSRYILEHTPMKAIIHDPATDRFEPLTQLSTLDRIKVASHVGYNVFATSSAFWEQRIYGLNSGNTRRAMAQ